From the Microbacterium thalassium genome, one window contains:
- a CDS encoding gamma-glutamyltransferase family protein, with product MSFTPPDSFTTRPTLTGTFGMSASTHWLATASAQAMLERGGNAFDAAVAGAFVLHVVEPHLNGPGGDLVGLFATADDPGRPVVLMGQGPAPAGATIEHFRGEGLDLVPGAGGLAAAIPGAVDAWLLLLRDHGTMELADVLGPAIGYARDGAPLLPTTVAVIERVADLFRDHWPTSADLWLPGGEVPQAGDLHRNPAYAGVLERLIAAGADADDRASRVEAARAEWATGLVAQAASAFLARPHRHSTGGDHAAVISPADFAGFRAGYEEALTATFRGHTVAKAGAWCQGPALLQALRILEPLPDELLDVSTEAGAHTVLETLKLVLADRDAYFGDGVDLDPLLDDAYLAGRRAEIGDVASRAWRPGSVPGREPFRPPLRRSADEAVSFAGAGEPTVSREGHTRGDTCHIDVVDRWGNIVSVTPSGGWLQSSPTIPELGFCLGTRLQMAWLDESSPSALRPGARPRTTLTPTLVLRDGAPVMALGSPGGDQQDQWQLPMLLRMLAGGYAAQEAIDAPILHTVALVDSFWPRTWEPAGAVVEDRIGDDIVEGLARRGHDVVRAGEWRLGRLSAVGIDRDRGTVWAAANPRGMQGYAAGR from the coding sequence GTGAGCTTCACCCCACCCGACTCGTTCACGACGCGCCCGACGCTGACGGGCACGTTCGGCATGTCGGCGTCGACGCACTGGCTGGCGACGGCGAGCGCGCAGGCGATGCTCGAGCGCGGCGGCAACGCGTTCGACGCCGCAGTCGCCGGGGCGTTCGTGCTGCACGTCGTCGAGCCGCACCTCAACGGCCCGGGCGGCGACCTCGTGGGGCTGTTCGCGACGGCCGACGACCCTGGACGCCCGGTCGTGCTGATGGGCCAGGGCCCCGCTCCGGCCGGCGCGACGATCGAGCACTTCCGCGGCGAGGGGCTCGACCTCGTGCCCGGCGCGGGCGGCCTCGCCGCGGCGATCCCGGGCGCCGTCGACGCGTGGCTGCTGCTGCTGCGCGACCACGGCACGATGGAACTCGCCGACGTGCTCGGCCCTGCGATCGGGTACGCGCGCGACGGCGCCCCGCTGCTTCCGACCACGGTCGCCGTGATCGAACGAGTGGCCGATCTCTTCCGCGACCACTGGCCGACGTCGGCCGACCTGTGGCTGCCCGGCGGCGAGGTGCCGCAGGCCGGCGACCTGCACCGCAACCCCGCGTACGCCGGCGTGCTCGAACGGCTCATCGCGGCGGGAGCGGATGCCGACGACCGCGCGTCGCGCGTCGAGGCCGCCCGTGCCGAGTGGGCGACCGGTCTCGTGGCGCAGGCGGCATCCGCCTTCCTCGCCCGGCCCCACCGCCACTCCACCGGCGGCGACCACGCTGCGGTCATCTCCCCCGCCGACTTCGCGGGCTTCCGCGCCGGGTACGAGGAGGCCCTGACGGCGACCTTCCGCGGCCACACCGTGGCGAAGGCGGGCGCGTGGTGCCAGGGCCCGGCGCTGCTGCAGGCGCTGCGGATCCTCGAGCCGCTGCCCGACGAGCTGCTGGACGTGTCGACCGAGGCCGGCGCCCACACGGTGCTCGAGACCCTCAAGCTGGTGCTCGCCGATCGCGACGCGTACTTCGGCGACGGCGTGGATCTTGATCCGCTCCTCGACGACGCGTACCTCGCCGGCCGACGAGCCGAGATCGGCGACGTCGCGTCGCGCGCGTGGCGTCCGGGCTCGGTGCCCGGGCGCGAGCCCTTCCGTCCGCCGCTGCGCCGTTCGGCCGACGAGGCCGTCTCGTTCGCCGGCGCCGGTGAGCCCACCGTCTCGCGCGAGGGGCACACGCGCGGGGACACGTGCCACATCGACGTCGTCGACCGCTGGGGCAACATCGTCTCGGTGACGCCCTCGGGCGGCTGGCTGCAGTCGAGCCCGACGATCCCCGAGCTCGGCTTCTGCCTCGGCACGCGCCTGCAGATGGCGTGGCTCGACGAGTCGTCGCCCTCGGCGCTGCGTCCCGGCGCGCGCCCCCGCACGACGCTCACCCCGACGCTCGTGCTGCGCGACGGGGCGCCGGTCATGGCCCTCGGGTCACCGGGCGGCGACCAGCAGGACCAGTGGCAACTGCCGATGCTGCTGCGCATGCTCGCGGGCGGCTATGCCGCGCAGGAGGCCATCGACGCCCCGATCCTGCACACCGTCGCGCTCGTCGACTCGTTCTGGCCGCGCACGTGGGAGCCTGCCGGCGCCGTCGTCGAGGATCGCATCGGCGACGACATCGTCGAGGGACTCGCGCGGCGCGGGCACGACGTGGTCCGCGCGGGCGAATGGCGTCTCGGGCGCCTGTCGGCCGTTGGTATCGACCGCGACCGCGGAACGGTGTGGGCAGCCGCGAACCCGCGCGGCATGCAGGGGTACGCCGCGGGGCGGTAG
- a CDS encoding YciI family protein: MQYMLLLTSAPDAGPQPGSPEEAAEMGEWFAYDDMLKQAGVFVSGEALHPVDTATTVRVRDGGTVVTDGPFAETKEYLGGYYVIDVPDLDTAISYAEKVPNIGYGSVEIRAVLDVSAMAG, from the coding sequence ATGCAGTACATGCTTCTGCTCACCAGCGCTCCGGACGCGGGCCCGCAGCCCGGCAGCCCCGAAGAGGCCGCCGAGATGGGCGAATGGTTCGCGTACGACGACATGCTCAAGCAGGCGGGCGTGTTCGTCTCGGGCGAGGCGCTCCACCCCGTCGACACCGCCACGACCGTCCGCGTGCGCGACGGCGGCACGGTCGTCACCGACGGCCCCTTCGCCGAGACGAAGGAGTACCTCGGCGGCTACTACGTCATCGACGTTCCCGACCTCGACACCGCGATCTCGTACGCCGAGAAGGTGCCGAACATCGGCTACGGCTCCGTCGAGATCCGCGCCGTCCTGGATGTCTCGGCGATGGCCGGATAG
- a CDS encoding RNA polymerase sigma factor: MPDAEVAEVFAAQWPRLVATLRADLGDLDLAEDAAQHAFAAASERWPSDGTPDVPGAWLVTVARRWAIDQARRDIRWAQREDDVRAALELPQRERGPIADDLLAMIFGCCHRALDESARVALTLRYVVGLPTAAIAKSFLVPEATMAKRLVRAKKKIAATNIPFQVPDRGHQAESLHEVLRIVYVIYTQGHAAPTGELIRGDLCDEARWLAGCLCELLPDEPETWGLAALLAFTDARRPARLDADGEVVLLSEQDRSLWDAAAIAEGRRLLRRALSHRRVGPYQLQAAIAGAHADAPTFDETDWATIRRLYAVLGKLEPSPVIRLNEAVAASLAEGGVAGLALLEPLADDLADYHYFHLARADMLAQTGDRRAAREAFDRALDCCDSDAERRAIHRVAAARLAAAGPTVS; encoded by the coding sequence ATGCCGGACGCGGAGGTCGCCGAGGTCTTCGCCGCGCAGTGGCCGCGCCTGGTCGCGACGCTGCGCGCCGACCTCGGCGACCTCGACCTCGCCGAGGATGCCGCCCAGCACGCGTTCGCCGCGGCCTCGGAGCGCTGGCCGTCAGACGGCACCCCGGACGTCCCCGGCGCGTGGCTGGTCACGGTCGCGCGCCGCTGGGCGATCGATCAGGCGCGCCGCGACATCCGCTGGGCGCAGCGCGAGGACGACGTGCGGGCCGCGCTCGAGCTGCCGCAGCGAGAGCGCGGACCGATCGCCGACGACCTGCTGGCGATGATCTTCGGATGCTGCCACCGCGCCCTCGACGAGTCCGCGCGCGTGGCGCTCACGCTCCGCTACGTCGTCGGGCTCCCGACGGCGGCGATCGCGAAGTCGTTCCTCGTGCCCGAGGCGACGATGGCCAAGCGCCTCGTGCGGGCGAAGAAGAAGATCGCCGCGACGAACATCCCGTTCCAGGTGCCGGATCGCGGTCACCAGGCGGAGTCGCTCCACGAGGTTCTGCGGATCGTCTACGTGATCTACACGCAGGGCCATGCCGCACCGACGGGCGAGCTCATCCGCGGCGACCTGTGCGACGAGGCCCGCTGGCTGGCCGGATGCCTGTGCGAGCTGCTGCCGGACGAACCCGAGACGTGGGGGCTCGCGGCGCTGCTCGCCTTCACCGATGCGCGACGTCCGGCACGCCTGGACGCCGACGGCGAGGTGGTCCTCCTCTCGGAGCAGGACCGGTCGCTGTGGGACGCCGCGGCCATCGCCGAGGGGCGACGCCTGCTGCGTCGAGCGCTGAGCCATCGCCGGGTGGGGCCGTACCAGCTGCAGGCGGCGATCGCCGGCGCTCACGCCGACGCGCCGACGTTCGACGAGACCGACTGGGCGACGATCAGGCGGTTGTACGCCGTGCTCGGAAAACTCGAGCCGTCGCCGGTGATTCGGCTCAATGAAGCCGTCGCCGCGTCGCTCGCCGAGGGCGGCGTGGCCGGCCTGGCGCTGCTCGAGCCGCTGGCGGACGATCTCGCGGACTATCACTACTTCCACCTCGCCCGCGCCGACATGCTCGCCCAGACCGGCGACCGGCGCGCCGCACGCGAGGCGTTCGACCGCGCGCTCGACTGCTGCGACAGCGACGCCGAGCGTCGCGCGATCCACCGGGTGGCGGCGGCGCGATTGGCTGCGGCCGGACCGACCGTCTCGTGA
- a CDS encoding type II toxin-antitoxin system VapC family toxin: protein MIVADTNVLSEPLRPAPDPQVLAWLADHSGELAVTTLTVGELFYGAQRLPPGRRREHLLTAVEAIVSSAGDRLLPYDSPAARQYGLLRARREAAGHAVSVEDTMIAAICLAGGHELATRNTRDFADTGVVLHDPWTQ, encoded by the coding sequence GTGATCGTCGCCGACACGAACGTCCTCTCCGAGCCTCTGCGTCCGGCGCCGGACCCTCAGGTTCTGGCGTGGCTGGCTGACCACAGCGGCGAACTCGCCGTCACGACGCTCACCGTGGGTGAATTGTTCTACGGTGCTCAGCGCTTGCCGCCCGGACGGCGGCGGGAACACCTTCTCACTGCTGTCGAGGCGATCGTGTCGTCAGCGGGAGATCGGCTGCTCCCGTATGACTCCCCGGCCGCGCGGCAATATGGACTCCTGCGCGCGCGTCGCGAAGCGGCCGGGCATGCGGTGAGCGTCGAAGACACCATGATCGCCGCGATCTGCCTGGCCGGCGGCCATGAGCTGGCGACCCGGAACACCCGCGACTTCGCAGACACCGGAGTCGTCCTCCACGACCCCTGGACGCAGTAG
- a CDS encoding FitA-like ribbon-helix-helix domain-containing protein, protein MAMATLTIRNLPDATRLALKARAAAHNQSMEAEVRDILADAVAARSDFVVDWIAATASLRGDFEAPERSPARDVDLS, encoded by the coding sequence ATGGCGATGGCGACCTTGACGATCCGCAACCTGCCCGACGCGACGCGGCTGGCTCTCAAAGCGCGCGCTGCGGCGCACAACCAGTCGATGGAGGCCGAGGTGCGTGACATCCTCGCCGACGCCGTCGCCGCCCGCTCGGACTTCGTCGTCGATTGGATCGCGGCGACCGCTTCGCTTCGCGGCGATTTCGAGGCGCCCGAGCGTTCGCCCGCCCGAGATGTCGACTTGTCGTGA
- a CDS encoding alpha/beta family hydrolase, producing the protein MSEGDALRLGVELPNGAAEVSAASEHADDAWATLAIAHGAGAGFDHPFMIGFARGMRAAGVSTLRFNFPYVEAGRRMPGPAPHAIRTWQAVAEAAAGLSPQPLWAAGKSYGGRMASMAAAEGVISPRGLIYLGYPLHPPGKPEKPRIEHLPSVAQPQLFVEGTRDPFVDPHEQLIEAVASCQDASITWIEGGGHSFEVAGNKRPADVVGEELAPLVAEWMRGRVLALLSRR; encoded by the coding sequence ATGAGCGAGGGCGACGCCCTGCGGCTGGGCGTCGAGCTGCCGAACGGCGCCGCCGAGGTCTCGGCCGCGTCCGAGCACGCTGACGACGCCTGGGCGACCCTGGCGATCGCGCACGGCGCCGGTGCCGGGTTCGACCACCCGTTCATGATCGGCTTCGCGCGCGGGATGCGCGCCGCCGGAGTGTCGACGCTGCGCTTCAACTTCCCGTACGTCGAGGCAGGCAGGCGGATGCCGGGACCGGCGCCGCATGCGATCCGAACGTGGCAGGCGGTGGCCGAGGCGGCTGCGGGGCTGTCTCCGCAGCCGCTGTGGGCGGCGGGCAAGTCCTACGGCGGCCGCATGGCTTCCATGGCCGCCGCCGAGGGCGTGATCTCGCCGCGTGGGCTGATCTACCTCGGGTACCCGCTGCATCCGCCCGGCAAGCCCGAGAAGCCGCGCATCGAGCACCTGCCGTCGGTCGCCCAGCCGCAGCTGTTCGTCGAGGGCACGCGCGACCCGTTCGTCGATCCGCACGAGCAGCTCATCGAGGCGGTGGCCTCATGTCAGGACGCATCGATCACGTGGATCGAGGGCGGCGGCCACTCGTTCGAGGTCGCCGGCAACAAGCGCCCGGCGGATGTCGTGGGGGAGGAGCTCGCGCCGCTGGTCGCGGAGTGGATGCGCGGCAGAGTGCTAGCATTGCTGTCACGGAGGTGA
- a CDS encoding general stress protein produces MTMMGGGLPQGKGEVGETVANYPTYEGAQKAVSALIAADVPARHIAIVGMGLRSVERITGRLGYASAARSGAINGLLLGLFFSAILVIGSPSVPIQAFVGVLFVGIAIGMLMSIVTYAIVRRRRDYASVMQVVADHYDVTVTADSYHKARQVLGVTGAPPARPQAAPAQAQPVAQPAQPAQPAPVEPPKYGERIAPAPPVTEAGSEGSGEAPAAEPRDGETSGR; encoded by the coding sequence ATGACCATGATGGGCGGAGGGCTCCCGCAGGGCAAGGGCGAGGTCGGCGAGACCGTCGCCAACTACCCGACGTACGAGGGCGCGCAGAAGGCGGTGTCGGCGCTCATCGCCGCCGACGTCCCGGCGCGCCACATCGCGATCGTCGGGATGGGCCTGCGATCCGTGGAGCGCATCACCGGACGGCTCGGCTACGCATCGGCCGCGCGCTCGGGCGCGATCAACGGCCTCCTTCTCGGCCTGTTCTTCTCGGCGATCCTCGTCATCGGCAGCCCATCGGTGCCGATCCAGGCATTCGTGGGCGTGCTGTTCGTCGGCATCGCGATCGGCATGCTGATGAGCATCGTGACGTACGCGATCGTGCGCCGCCGCCGCGACTACGCCTCGGTGATGCAGGTCGTCGCCGACCACTACGACGTCACGGTCACCGCCGACAGCTACCACAAGGCGCGCCAGGTCCTCGGGGTGACGGGCGCGCCGCCGGCCCGCCCGCAGGCGGCGCCAGCGCAGGCGCAGCCCGTCGCGCAGCCGGCTCAGCCCGCGCAGCCCGCCCCCGTCGAGCCGCCGAAGTACGGCGAGCGGATCGCTCCCGCGCCGCCGGTGACCGAGGCCGGTTCCGAGGGCTCGGGCGAGGCTCCCGCCGCCGAGCCGCGCGACGGCGAGACCAGCGGGCGATGA
- a CDS encoding magnesium transporter MgtE N-terminal domain-containing protein, translated as MSTQRVFVARLTGTTVFDPSGDRVGKVRDVVVIYRRDDPPRVVGLVVEIPGRRHVFLSIGRITSIATGQVITTGLINVRRFEQRGGEVRVVAELLGRKVFLRDGSGEAVIEDVAIERNRLGEWDIGQLFLRRPKTSPSPFAKGPTTFAGWNDVREDQTSGEAQSAEQLVATYSELKAADLANTLLDLPEDRLLEVAEELPDDRLADALEEMPEDEQIHILEQLGDDRAADILDAMDPDDAADLLGQLPEGRLEQLLELMEPEEAEDVRELLKYEPDTAGGLMTSEPIILPADATVAEALALIRRHEMHPALAASVFITLPPYETPTGRFLGTAHFQRMLRYPPHERIGAIIDETLEPVPASASAAEVARRLASYDLVLLPVVDAAHRLVGAVSVDDVLDYLLPEDWRSQDAHRDASPATTSNPVVR; from the coding sequence GTGAGCACGCAGAGGGTTTTCGTCGCGCGCCTGACCGGCACCACGGTCTTCGATCCCTCGGGCGATCGGGTGGGCAAGGTGCGCGACGTCGTCGTCATCTATCGACGCGACGATCCGCCGCGCGTCGTGGGACTCGTCGTCGAGATCCCGGGTCGCCGCCACGTGTTCCTCTCCATCGGCCGCATCACGTCGATCGCGACGGGCCAGGTCATCACGACGGGCCTCATCAACGTCCGCCGCTTCGAGCAGCGCGGCGGTGAGGTGCGCGTGGTCGCCGAGCTCCTCGGCCGCAAGGTGTTCCTGCGCGACGGCTCCGGCGAAGCCGTCATCGAGGACGTCGCCATCGAGCGCAACCGCCTGGGCGAGTGGGACATCGGCCAGCTGTTCCTGCGGCGGCCCAAGACGAGCCCGTCGCCGTTCGCCAAGGGTCCGACGACCTTCGCCGGCTGGAACGACGTGCGCGAAGACCAGACCTCGGGCGAGGCGCAGTCCGCCGAGCAGCTCGTCGCCACGTACTCCGAGCTCAAGGCCGCCGACCTCGCCAACACGCTGCTGGACCTTCCCGAGGACCGCCTGCTCGAGGTCGCCGAAGAGCTTCCCGACGACCGTCTCGCCGACGCTCTCGAAGAGATGCCCGAGGACGAGCAGATCCACATCCTCGAGCAGCTGGGCGACGACCGCGCCGCCGACATCCTCGACGCGATGGACCCCGACGACGCCGCCGATCTGCTCGGCCAGCTGCCCGAAGGCCGCCTCGAGCAGCTGCTCGAGCTGATGGAGCCCGAAGAGGCCGAGGACGTCCGCGAGCTGCTGAAGTACGAGCCCGACACCGCCGGCGGCCTGATGACGAGCGAGCCGATCATCCTGCCGGCCGACGCCACCGTCGCCGAGGCGCTGGCCCTCATCCGCCGTCACGAGATGCACCCGGCGCTGGCGGCATCCGTCTTCATCACCCTCCCGCCGTACGAAACCCCCACCGGGCGATTCCTCGGCACGGCGCACTTCCAGCGGATGCTGCGCTATCCGCCGCACGAGCGGATCGGCGCCATCATCGACGAGACGCTCGAACCCGTGCCCGCGTCCGCGAGCGCTGCCGAGGTCGCGCGGCGCCTCGCCAGCTACGACCTCGTGCTGCTTCCCGTCGTCGACGCCGCACACCGGCTCGTCGGCGCCGTCTCGGTCGACGACGTCCTCGACTACCTGCTGCCCGAAGACTGGCGCTCGCAGGACGCGCATCGCGACGCGTCGCCGGCGACCACGAGCAACCCGGTGGTGCGCTGA
- a CDS encoding DUF1003 domain-containing protein, which translates to MARQPRQPSLDAPRGRGGVLGPRPPRRSRDRFGRFTEWIARNMGTPAFLLGLTVFCLSWIAWNTLAPPEWRFDSAAFGFTALTLVLSLQASYAAPLILLAQNRQDDRDRVAMEQDRQRAERNLADTEYLAREVVALRMAVTEYQSEAITRDVLRAELSRMLERLDESSGDDGDRTPAS; encoded by the coding sequence ATGGCACGCCAGCCCCGCCAGCCCTCTCTCGACGCGCCCCGCGGCCGCGGCGGCGTCCTGGGCCCGCGCCCGCCGCGCCGCTCGCGCGATCGCTTCGGCCGCTTCACCGAGTGGATCGCCCGCAACATGGGCACCCCGGCGTTCCTGCTCGGACTCACCGTCTTCTGCCTCAGCTGGATCGCGTGGAACACCCTCGCGCCGCCCGAGTGGCGCTTCGACTCGGCCGCGTTCGGCTTCACGGCGCTCACGCTCGTGCTTTCGCTGCAGGCCTCCTACGCCGCCCCGCTGATCCTGCTCGCGCAGAACCGCCAGGACGACCGCGACCGCGTCGCGATGGAGCAGGACCGTCAGCGCGCCGAGCGCAACCTCGCCGACACCGAGTACCTCGCCCGCGAGGTCGTGGCGCTGCGCATGGCCGTCACCGAGTACCAGAGCGAGGCGATCACCCGCGACGTGCTCCGCGCCGAGCTCTCGCGCATGCTCGAGCGGCTCGACGAGTCCTCCGGCGACGACGGCGACCGGACACCCGCCTCGTGA
- a CDS encoding Mrp/NBP35 family ATP-binding protein, with amino-acid sequence MSAADAVRRAVGAVTDPELRRPLADLDMLRDIAVTGSVAQVGIALTIVGCPASDRISRDVRAAALSVDGVDEVDLELGVMTPAERAALTDKLRDGRAPREMPFGPDSLTRIIAVTSGKGGVGKSTVTANLAVALAERGLSVGLIDADVHGFSIPALLGLTDADGAAPQPTRIDDLMLPPVAHGVKTISIGMFLRRGDADGPVGAVAWRGPMLHRTVQQFLTDVFFGDLDVLLLDMPPGTGDVAISVGQLLPHADVLVVTTPQAAASDVAVRSGLVARQTGQRVIGVVENMAAMAMPDGTVLDLFGSGGGAAVAAALSTDDEDVPLVASIPLSPALRQDADAGVPAVLAHPGDAASAAIAQVADHIARTPRGLTGRPLPMRPA; translated from the coding sequence GTGAGCGCCGCCGACGCGGTGCGCCGCGCGGTGGGCGCGGTCACCGACCCCGAACTGCGGCGCCCGCTCGCCGATCTCGACATGCTGCGCGACATCGCGGTGACCGGCTCGGTCGCCCAAGTCGGCATCGCCCTCACGATCGTGGGCTGCCCCGCCTCCGATCGCATCAGCCGCGACGTGCGCGCGGCCGCACTGTCGGTCGACGGCGTCGACGAGGTCGACCTGGAACTCGGCGTCATGACCCCCGCGGAGCGCGCGGCCCTCACCGACAAGCTGCGCGACGGGCGCGCACCGCGCGAGATGCCGTTCGGACCCGACAGCCTCACGCGGATCATCGCCGTCACCAGCGGCAAGGGCGGCGTCGGCAAGTCCACCGTCACGGCGAACCTCGCCGTCGCGCTCGCCGAGCGCGGCCTGTCGGTCGGCCTGATCGACGCCGACGTGCACGGGTTCTCGATCCCTGCTCTCCTCGGCCTGACGGACGCCGACGGTGCGGCGCCCCAGCCGACCCGCATCGACGACCTCATGCTGCCGCCGGTCGCGCACGGCGTGAAGACGATCTCGATCGGGATGTTCCTGCGCCGCGGCGACGCCGACGGGCCTGTGGGCGCCGTCGCCTGGCGCGGACCGATGCTGCACCGCACGGTGCAGCAGTTCCTCACCGACGTGTTCTTCGGCGACCTCGACGTGCTGCTGCTCGACATGCCGCCGGGCACCGGCGACGTCGCGATCTCGGTCGGGCAGCTGCTCCCCCACGCCGACGTGCTGGTGGTGACGACGCCGCAGGCCGCTGCATCCGACGTCGCCGTGCGGTCCGGCCTCGTCGCCCGTCAGACCGGCCAGCGCGTCATCGGCGTCGTCGAGAACATGGCGGCGATGGCGATGCCCGACGGCACGGTCCTGGATCTGTTCGGGTCCGGCGGCGGCGCGGCCGTCGCCGCGGCGCTCAGCACCGACGACGAGGACGTGCCCCTCGTGGCGTCGATCCCGCTCAGCCCGGCGCTGCGTCAGGACGCCGACGCCGGTGTGCCCGCGGTCCTCGCACATCCGGGCGATGCGGCCTCCGCCGCGATCGCGCAGGTCGCCGACCACATCGCGCGCACGCCGCGCGGACTCACGGGACGCCCGCTGCCGATGCGTCCCGCCTGA
- a CDS encoding Sec-independent protein translocase TatB has protein sequence MFFGLTIEKLLLIAVVAAFVIGPERLPRAAEALARFTRQAKDWVNSAKTRVKDEMGEDFDDVDWRTLDPRQYDPRRIIREALLDDAPTPTVRAAQAAAVTTTALSAPVASPFKGPEAKTPSKSEEPTPFDSEAT, from the coding sequence ATGTTCTTCGGGCTCACGATCGAGAAGCTGCTGCTCATCGCCGTCGTCGCAGCGTTCGTCATCGGCCCCGAGCGTCTTCCGCGCGCCGCAGAGGCGCTGGCGCGTTTCACCAGGCAGGCGAAGGACTGGGTCAATTCGGCCAAGACCCGCGTCAAGGACGAGATGGGCGAGGACTTCGACGACGTCGACTGGCGCACGCTGGACCCGCGTCAGTACGACCCGCGTCGCATCATCCGCGAGGCGCTGCTCGACGACGCCCCGACGCCGACCGTCCGCGCCGCACAGGCCGCCGCCGTGACCACGACCGCGCTCTCGGCGCCGGTCGCGTCGCCCTTCAAGGGACCGGAGGCGAAGACGCCCTCCAAGTCCGAGGAGCCCACGCCGTTCGACTCCGAGGCGACCTGA
- a CDS encoding O-methyltransferase translates to MSDHDANRRFAAEATVEPEHIARARAHALELGASPISPEVGAQCALIAAVGRAMNIVEIGTGAGVSGLWLMHGAPRATLTTIDSEPEHLGAARRAFAEAKVPPARARFITGRAADVLPRMNEASYDIVLVDADPAGVIEYVEHGLELVRPGGTVLVPRVLAGGAVADPVKRDPVVSAYRSLIQETQASPAVIGALSIVGEGLLQLTTVEGD, encoded by the coding sequence ATGTCCGACCACGATGCCAACCGCCGATTCGCCGCCGAGGCGACGGTCGAGCCCGAGCACATCGCGCGCGCCCGGGCGCACGCGCTCGAACTCGGAGCGTCGCCGATCAGCCCCGAAGTCGGCGCGCAGTGCGCCCTCATCGCCGCCGTCGGCCGAGCCATGAACATCGTCGAGATCGGCACCGGCGCCGGCGTCTCGGGACTGTGGCTCATGCACGGCGCGCCGCGGGCGACGCTCACGACGATCGACAGCGAGCCCGAGCATCTCGGGGCCGCTCGACGGGCGTTCGCGGAGGCCAAGGTCCCGCCCGCGCGCGCCCGGTTCATCACGGGCCGCGCCGCGGATGTTCTGCCGCGCATGAACGAGGCGTCCTACGACATCGTGCTGGTGGATGCCGATCCGGCCGGTGTCATCGAGTACGTCGAGCACGGTCTGGAGCTGGTCCGCCCCGGGGGCACGGTGCTCGTGCCGCGGGTCCTCGCCGGCGGCGCCGTCGCCGATCCCGTCAAGCGAGACCCGGTCGTCAGCGCCTACCGCTCTCTCATCCAGGAGACCCAGGCATCGCCCGCCGTCATCGGGGCGCTGTCCATCGTCGGCGAGGGACTCCTGCAGCTGACGACCGTCGAGGGCGACTGA
- a CDS encoding DUF3117 domain-containing protein, with product MAAMKPRTGDGPMEAVKEGRLIIVRVPLEGGGRLVVSVNDAEAKELYDVLGGVVNPA from the coding sequence ATGGCAGCCATGAAGCCGCGAACCGGAGACGGGCCGATGGAGGCAGTGAAGGAGGGGCGCCTCATCATCGTGCGTGTGCCGTTGGAAGGCGGCGGGCGCCTCGTCGTCTCGGTGAACGACGCTGAGGCCAAGGAGCTTTACGACGTGCTCGGCGGTGTGGTCAACCCCGCGTGA